A genome region from Nitrospira sp. includes the following:
- the smpB gene encoding SsrA-binding protein SmpB yields MTKTHDKEDQYKVVATNRKAYHDYFIEEKFEAGVILRGTEVKSLREGRVNLQDSYASVDDGEVYLQHCHISPYSHGNLMNHDPLRKRKLLLHRKEINKLIGKTQLKGLTLVPLRIYFSKRGHAKVELALAKGKKQYDRRESIKAREAGREVERAIKSRK; encoded by the coding sequence ATGACAAAAACGCACGATAAAGAAGACCAGTACAAAGTCGTCGCCACCAATCGCAAGGCGTACCACGACTACTTTATCGAAGAGAAGTTCGAAGCCGGCGTCATCCTGCGGGGGACGGAGGTGAAGTCGTTGCGGGAAGGGCGCGTCAATCTGCAGGACAGTTATGCCTCGGTGGATGACGGCGAGGTCTACTTGCAGCATTGTCACATCAGTCCCTACTCGCACGGCAATCTGATGAATCACGACCCGCTCCGCAAGCGGAAACTGCTGCTGCACCGCAAGGAGATCAACAAGCTGATCGGAAAGACTCAGCTGAAGGGTCTCACGCTCGTCCCCCTGCGCATCTATTTTTCGAAGCGCGGCCATGCCAAGGTGGAGTTGGCCCTGGCGAAGGGCAAGAAGCAATACGACCGCCGTGAATCGATTAAGGCCCGCGAAGCAGGCCGTGAAGTCGAACGCGCGATCAAGAGCAGGAAGTAA